Proteins encoded by one window of Atribacteraceae bacterium:
- a CDS encoding TM1266 family iron-only hydrogenase system putative regulator: MEKRLGVIGIVVKDRESAVSQVNELLSAYAGIVVGRMGIPYRQQGVAVIALIVDGSTDDIGALTGKLGAIRGIQVRSALTKK; the protein is encoded by the coding sequence GTGGAGAAGCGCCTTGGTGTAATAGGTATCGTGGTGAAAGACCGGGAAAGTGCCGTATCACAGGTCAACGAATTGTTGAGTGCTTATGCGGGTATTGTTGTCGGCCGCATGGGAATTCCCTACCGGCAACAGGGGGTAGCAGTCATAGCCCTGATTGTCGATGGCTCAACTGACGATATCGGAGCTCTGACCGGGAAATTGGGGGCGATTCGGGGAATTCAAGTGAGGTCGGCCCTGACTAAAAAATAG